In the Leptospira limi genome, one interval contains:
- the fbp gene encoding class 1 fructose-bisphosphatase, producing MNATPKQKKLISLSQFILEEQLKIPHASGEFTALLSHLVYAAKIVGREVRKAGLLDDILGATEDTNVQGETQMKLDQYADNAFNQSLKICGHLCVLASEEHEAIIPIPGGYNIGKYTMAIDPLDGSSNIDTNVSIGTIFSIHQRLDANSKEPGTEKDLLQKGHLQRCAGYIIYGSSTMLVLSTGKGVSGFTLDPSVGEFLLSHPNMQMPESGDIYSANEGNASYWSPEVQAYLQKIKSIEGGKKPKTARYIGSLVADFHRNLLKGGIFLYPNDTKSSKYPNGKLRLLYEAAPMAFIAEQAGGMAVTVKGERILDLTPKELHERTTLIIGSKREVEEFLTFVPK from the coding sequence GTGAACGCAACACCGAAACAAAAAAAACTCATTTCTCTCTCACAATTCATCCTGGAAGAGCAACTCAAAATCCCACATGCATCGGGAGAATTCACTGCCCTTCTCAGCCATTTGGTTTATGCAGCAAAAATTGTAGGCCGTGAAGTGAGAAAAGCGGGACTCCTCGATGACATTTTGGGTGCCACAGAAGACACAAATGTCCAAGGCGAAACCCAGATGAAACTGGACCAATACGCAGACAATGCCTTCAACCAATCCTTAAAAATCTGTGGTCACCTTTGTGTTCTTGCCAGTGAAGAACATGAAGCCATCATCCCAATTCCAGGTGGGTACAATATTGGGAAGTACACAATGGCAATTGATCCTTTGGATGGTTCATCGAATATCGATACCAATGTGTCCATTGGTACCATTTTCTCGATCCACCAAAGACTAGATGCCAATTCTAAAGAACCAGGGACAGAAAAAGACCTACTCCAAAAAGGTCATTTACAACGTTGTGCGGGTTACATCATCTACGGATCCTCTACCATGCTTGTTTTATCCACTGGAAAGGGAGTTTCTGGATTCACACTCGATCCAAGTGTCGGTGAATTTTTACTGTCTCACCCAAACATGCAAATGCCAGAATCAGGTGATATCTATTCGGCAAACGAAGGGAATGCATCTTACTGGTCACCAGAAGTACAGGCCTATCTCCAAAAAATCAAATCCATTGAAGGGGGAAAAAAGCCAAAAACTGCACGTTACATTGGTTCCCTCGTGGCAGATTTCCACAGAAACCTTTTGAAAGGGGGAATCTTCCTCTATCCCAACGATACAAAATCCAGCAAATACCCAAATGGAAAACTTCGTTTGTTGTATGAAGCAGCTCCCATGGCCTTTATTGCAGAACAAGCTGGTGGTATGGCAGTGACCGTAAAAGGAGAACGAATTTTGGACCTCACTCCAAAGGAACTCCATGAACGAACAACGCTCATCATTGGAAGCAAAAGAGAAGTAGAAGAATTCCTTACATTTGTTCCGAAATAA
- the rpoD gene encoding RNA polymerase sigma factor RpoD: protein MENLASLPEVQKIISIGKANREVSYDEINEILPDKILNSEKIDDVFTLLHEMGIEIVEEYSKKSLEESSSLTTTKEETTKETKEKPARKKRESSVSSSSEDPIRLYLKEIGKVSLISGETEVFLAKRIEKGEKIIEETILSSSILRQNFAKLIPKIKSKKIKVYDLVKVDKMYALNQEQADKLEKVFFENMELIQQDEKVLNESTNRIRKYSENSKKFKELKEKIDMSTGKIDEAIRKIGVSQKEIQKISQKIKSMVFRVKEIEKHFLKIKAKYGHDVREIKALNRFIEKNENLDEIEKMMGCDIDEVREVIKDIRNNERKLRRMEQEAGSPVGEIKDWGEKIIKGEREIAQAKRELVRANLRLVVSIAKRYANRGMHFFDLIQEGNIGLIRAVDKFEYKKGYKFSTYATWWIRQAITRAISDQARTIRVPVHMIEQVNKVIRETRLFVQEFGRDPSNDEIAERLGWPVQKVKAVKNVAREPISLEIPVGSEEDSELGDFIEDKEVISPLNSAASSILSEQIRQVLQTLPAREQKVIRMRFGLDDGYAQTLEEVGYQFKVTRERIRQIEAKALRRLRHPSRSKKLKDYID from the coding sequence ATGGAAAATCTAGCAAGCCTACCAGAAGTACAAAAGATTATCTCCATCGGAAAAGCAAACCGAGAGGTATCGTATGATGAGATCAATGAAATACTACCGGATAAAATTCTAAACTCCGAAAAGATTGACGATGTCTTTACCTTGTTACACGAGATGGGGATTGAAATTGTAGAGGAGTATTCCAAAAAATCTTTGGAAGAATCCAGTTCCCTCACAACGACAAAAGAAGAAACTACCAAAGAAACAAAAGAAAAACCGGCACGTAAAAAAAGAGAGTCCAGTGTTTCTTCTAGTTCTGAGGATCCAATTCGACTTTACCTCAAGGAAATTGGTAAGGTTTCTCTGATCTCGGGAGAAACAGAAGTGTTTCTTGCCAAACGAATTGAGAAGGGCGAAAAGATCATTGAAGAAACCATTTTAAGTTCTTCGATCCTTAGACAAAACTTTGCAAAACTCATTCCGAAAATTAAGTCCAAAAAAATCAAAGTTTATGACTTGGTGAAAGTGGACAAAATGTACGCACTCAACCAAGAGCAAGCGGACAAACTAGAAAAAGTATTTTTTGAAAATATGGAACTCATCCAACAGGATGAAAAAGTTCTCAACGAATCCACAAACCGCATTCGAAAGTATTCTGAAAATTCTAAGAAGTTCAAAGAACTCAAAGAAAAAATCGATATGTCTACGGGCAAAATCGATGAAGCCATTCGTAAGATTGGTGTTTCCCAAAAAGAAATCCAAAAGATTTCTCAAAAGATCAAATCGATGGTTTTCCGTGTTAAGGAAATCGAAAAACATTTCCTTAAAATCAAAGCCAAATACGGTCATGATGTTCGTGAAATCAAAGCACTCAATCGTTTCATCGAAAAAAATGAAAACTTAGATGAAATCGAAAAAATGATGGGTTGTGACATTGATGAAGTCAGAGAAGTCATCAAAGACATTCGTAACAACGAACGTAAACTCCGTCGTATGGAACAGGAAGCAGGTTCACCTGTTGGGGAAATCAAAGATTGGGGTGAAAAAATCATCAAAGGGGAAAGGGAAATTGCACAAGCAAAACGTGAACTTGTGCGAGCAAACCTCCGTTTGGTGGTCTCTATTGCAAAACGGTATGCAAACCGTGGTATGCATTTCTTTGACCTCATCCAAGAAGGAAACATTGGTCTCATTCGTGCTGTAGATAAGTTTGAATACAAAAAGGGGTATAAGTTTTCCACTTATGCCACTTGGTGGATTAGACAAGCCATCACTCGTGCGATCTCTGACCAAGCTCGTACGATACGCGTTCCAGTTCACATGATCGAACAGGTAAACAAAGTGATCCGAGAAACTCGTCTCTTTGTGCAAGAGTTTGGCCGTGATCCTTCCAATGATGAAATTGCAGAACGTCTTGGCTGGCCTGTACAAAAAGTAAAGGCTGTGAAAAACGTGGCAAGGGAACCAATTTCACTCGAGATCCCTGTGGGTTCGGAAGAAGATTCGGAACTTGGAGATTTTATCGAAGACAAGGAAGTGATTTCACCACTAAACTCAGCTGCATCTTCCATCCTTTCCGAACAAATCAGACAAGTTTTACAAACACTTCCTGCTCGGGAACAAAAAGTCATTCGTATGCGTTTTGGTTTGGATGATGGGTATGCACAAACACTCGAAGAAGTTGGTTACCAATTTAAAGTGACTCGTGAAAGGATTCGTCAGATTGAAGCGAAAGCGTTACGCCGACTCCGCCACCCAAGTCGTTCGAAAAAATTGAAAGACTATATCGATTAA
- the rpsU gene encoding 30S ribosomal protein S21, translating into MTPQVGIYLKEGESIEAALRRFKRDCANAGIMSEIKRREYFEKPSVIKKKAVEAAKRKRDKKKRLFAKKDKL; encoded by the coding sequence ATGACCCCACAAGTAGGGATTTATTTAAAAGAAGGGGAATCTATCGAGGCAGCGCTTCGTAGATTCAAAAGAGATTGTGCAAATGCTGGTATCATGAGCGAAATCAAACGCCGTGAATACTTTGAAAAGCCAAGTGTCATTAAGAAAAAAGCAGTAGAAGCTGCAAAACGCAAACGAGACAAAAAGAAAAGATTATTTGCTAAAAAAGATAAACTTTAA
- the tyrS gene encoding tyrosine--tRNA ligase — protein sequence MKTERELNQELETIRRGTVEIISEGELLEKIKSKPSLTIKAGFDPTAPDLHLGHFVLLRKLKHFQDLGHDVCFMLGDFTAMIGDPTGKSETRKRLSKEEVLENSKTYQTQVFKILDPNKTRILYNSHWCSELKFEDVLVLTSKYTVSRMLERDDFTKRHKAGTPISMIEFLYPLVQGYDSVAMKSDVELGGTDQKFNMLVGRDLQREYGQKPQAVITLPLLVGLDGVKKMSKSLGNYVGIIEKPIDMYGKIMSISDDLMWNYFELLTDLPMSEVEKRKEGIRSKSLHPKEVKTELSLLIMDQLHPKEENRKAVEEWTAIHNTKNRALPDEIPTESLDSSYFAEKPPLLVYVLSQLKFIPSVSEGRRLIQAGGLYLDEEKITDPGLVLEQGKEYLIRQGKKGKFLKIKT from the coding sequence ATGAAAACTGAAAGAGAATTGAACCAAGAATTAGAAACCATCCGCCGAGGCACTGTCGAAATCATCAGTGAAGGGGAACTTTTAGAAAAAATCAAATCCAAACCTTCTTTAACGATCAAAGCAGGATTTGATCCTACGGCACCTGATTTACATTTAGGCCATTTTGTGTTACTGCGAAAACTCAAACATTTCCAAGACTTGGGCCATGATGTTTGTTTTATGCTGGGTGATTTCACCGCAATGATTGGTGATCCAACAGGAAAATCGGAAACACGCAAACGCCTCTCAAAAGAAGAGGTATTGGAAAATTCTAAAACCTACCAAACACAAGTTTTTAAGATCTTAGACCCAAATAAAACTCGTATCCTTTACAATTCTCACTGGTGTTCGGAATTAAAATTTGAAGATGTACTGGTTCTGACTTCGAAGTATACAGTTTCACGAATGTTGGAACGAGATGATTTCACCAAACGCCACAAAGCGGGAACACCCATTTCGATGATTGAGTTTTTATACCCACTCGTGCAGGGGTATGATTCCGTTGCAATGAAGTCTGATGTGGAACTTGGAGGAACAGACCAAAAATTTAATATGCTCGTTGGTCGCGACTTACAAAGAGAATACGGTCAAAAACCACAGGCCGTGATCACTTTGCCTTTGTTAGTTGGACTTGATGGTGTGAAAAAAATGTCCAAGTCTCTTGGCAATTATGTAGGCATCATTGAAAAACCCATCGACATGTATGGTAAAATTATGTCTATCTCCGATGATCTGATGTGGAATTATTTTGAACTTCTTACAGACCTACCGATGTCGGAAGTGGAAAAACGAAAAGAGGGGATTCGTTCCAAATCCCTCCACCCAAAAGAAGTGAAAACGGAACTCTCACTTCTCATCATGGACCAACTGCATCCAAAAGAAGAAAATCGTAAGGCTGTGGAAGAATGGACTGCCATCCATAATACCAAAAACAGAGCACTTCCTGACGAAATACCAACTGAGAGTTTGGACTCCAGTTATTTTGCAGAAAAACCACCACTTCTTGTCTATGTATTGTCCCAACTCAAATTCATACCGAGTGTTTCGGAAGGCCGACGGCTTATCCAAGCAGGGGGATTGTATTTGGATGAGGAAAAAATAACGGACCCTGGCCTAGTTTTGGAACAAGGGAAAGAATACCTCATCAGACAAGGGAAGAAAGGGAAATTTTTAAAGATCAAAACCTAA
- a CDS encoding GatB/YqeY domain-containing protein: protein MTLQETINSDLKTALKAKDEKVLGTLRLMKAEIQYELTKTGASELSDTAVMQILKSNYKRRKDTALEYDKANRPDLSSKEIEEAEIISRYIPKEVSEEEINKAVKEAVTQLGASGPQDMGKVMGNVMAKFKGQNIDGSKVSSLVKQALSAS from the coding sequence ATGACCCTGCAAGAGACGATCAATTCAGATCTAAAAACGGCGTTAAAAGCCAAGGATGAAAAAGTCCTAGGCACCTTACGCCTAATGAAAGCAGAAATTCAATATGAATTAACGAAAACTGGCGCTTCTGAACTTTCGGATACTGCAGTGATGCAGATCCTCAAATCCAATTACAAACGCCGTAAGGATACCGCTTTGGAATACGACAAAGCGAATCGTCCCGATCTGTCGAGTAAAGAAATTGAAGAAGCAGAAATCATCTCACGTTATATTCCAAAAGAAGTCTCCGAAGAAGAAATTAACAAAGCAGTGAAAGAAGCTGTAACCCAGTTAGGTGCAAGCGGACCTCAGGATATGGGAAAGGTGATGGGGAATGTAATGGCAAAATTTAAAGGACAAAATATAGACGGCTCCAAGGTATCCTCCCTCGTTAAACAAGCACTTAGCGCCAGTTAA
- a CDS encoding NADase-type glycan-binding domain-containing protein: MDLFFFTKIKMFSFDSSDQLANQKVTSPIFSHLPRVFVSILFLIFLTHCKASEKQLDYEKTQSVGQVSPEEPWRFSSEFALDEKYGTAFCANAKEIGSGFTLFLSNQTKFTALQLLNGYHRSANDLKANDMIKKLRVSSFWMEKNDSKNQFKLDRTKDFELSKAKFGKQGLQVLDLDSTFEGNVIRFEILETYGLGTTGRVCLSEIKMGEINKDSFSASPWVSFDKIKLAISQFGKAERHAYGFKQLVLANEKGTILFYDQGTILPVFFKPDQTFSFSEMYGEGDPTSFLPSLIGTYTILQATEEGLEINLSFFDQGGIERNISWIFKRAEVGDEDYENFKTKLGTKFSEVYQPKTHFLFVLKEKETGRTFYHYELPIPK, translated from the coding sequence ATGGATCTCTTTTTTTTTACAAAAATCAAAATGTTTTCATTTGATTCCTCTGATCAACTTGCGAATCAAAAGGTAACATCACCCATTTTTTCCCATCTCCCTCGTGTATTTGTTTCCATTCTCTTCCTAATCTTCCTAACTCATTGTAAAGCTTCCGAAAAACAATTGGATTATGAGAAAACCCAAAGTGTTGGTCAAGTGAGTCCCGAAGAACCTTGGAGGTTTAGTTCTGAATTTGCATTGGATGAAAAATATGGGACTGCATTTTGTGCAAATGCAAAAGAGATAGGATCCGGATTCACTTTATTTTTATCCAATCAGACAAAGTTTACAGCATTGCAATTGTTAAATGGATACCATCGTTCTGCCAATGATTTAAAGGCAAATGATATGATTAAAAAATTGAGAGTATCTTCCTTTTGGATGGAGAAAAACGACTCTAAAAATCAGTTTAAATTGGACAGAACCAAAGACTTTGAACTTTCCAAAGCTAAATTCGGAAAACAAGGTCTGCAGGTATTGGATTTAGATTCTACATTTGAAGGGAATGTGATTCGTTTTGAGATTTTAGAAACCTATGGACTTGGCACTACAGGACGTGTTTGTCTTTCCGAAATCAAAATGGGTGAGATTAATAAGGATAGTTTTTCTGCATCACCTTGGGTGTCCTTTGATAAAATCAAATTGGCCATTTCTCAATTTGGTAAAGCAGAACGACATGCTTACGGTTTCAAACAATTGGTTTTGGCTAACGAAAAGGGTACAATCTTATTTTACGACCAAGGAACTATTTTACCTGTTTTTTTTAAACCTGACCAAACGTTTAGTTTTTCTGAAATGTATGGAGAAGGGGACCCTACTAGTTTTTTACCATCACTCATTGGCACTTACACAATCTTACAAGCAACAGAGGAAGGGTTAGAAATCAATTTAAGTTTTTTTGACCAAGGTGGGATTGAAAGAAATATATCATGGATCTTCAAACGAGCAGAAGTGGGTGATGAAGATTATGAAAATTTTAAAACAAAACTTGGGACTAAATTTTCAGAAGTGTACCAACCCAAAACCCATTTCCTCTTTGTATTGAAAGAAAAAGAAACGGGTAGAACCTTTTATCATTATGAATTGCCGATTCCGAAATAA
- the dnaG gene encoding DNA primase: MNPYQSFKERVRREVSIDSYINRFVPLRRMGRNLVGICPFHNEKTPSFNVNPEGGFYHCFGCKASGDLFRFVMDYQKVDFLKSLEILSEYSGIPLVERTKEEEESERKKEALYQISQKALEYFQKNLNTAAGELALKYLESRGLYSEDIKVFQIGFGLPGFGNLRSELLKTEAEVKLGEQLGLLKRQDQNKDPYDFFRNRIMFPVIDTRGRVVAFSGRILGESEEAKYINSPNSLIYDKSRIFYNLNLSQDSIRKTREAVIVEGVFDAIGLFRKGIEFVVAPLGTGFTEGHVRILKNMADKVYLMMDSDKAGTKGAFRAVNLLSKEGVVVKVCHIPEGKDPFDYSLKHNKQEIRDLLEGAAPASQFMIREILGGAGPTSLAEEKQAGVKKLFEFLKPMEKETDKQVYLEEGARQLGLSFSSLFQDFRGKPGVTSTPAVVDTKKDRSIQKPGKPSPVLICERKMIAMLIQNLELFSFADDLLSLEFRDEVSAFFWDYLYTKYLQNENLTAAEILSREEIPSEYLGLIAEHFSADVSVTPATFKAMFLYHADLLDDARMEELVKEMAKPDLTIEEKNNLLSELSLLKSEKNKRSVYLRTIQTLEV, translated from the coding sequence GTGAATCCTTACCAAAGTTTTAAAGAAAGAGTTCGCAGAGAAGTCTCCATTGACTCCTACATCAACCGATTTGTTCCCCTACGCCGTATGGGCAGGAACCTCGTTGGCATTTGTCCATTCCATAATGAAAAAACTCCGTCCTTCAATGTAAACCCAGAAGGTGGGTTTTATCATTGTTTTGGTTGTAAGGCATCTGGTGATTTATTCCGTTTTGTGATGGATTACCAAAAAGTAGATTTTTTAAAATCCCTCGAAATCCTTTCGGAATACTCTGGCATTCCCCTTGTGGAACGCACCAAGGAAGAAGAAGAGTCTGAACGAAAAAAAGAAGCACTCTACCAAATTTCCCAAAAAGCACTTGAATACTTCCAAAAAAATCTAAATACGGCTGCCGGTGAACTGGCGTTAAAGTATCTTGAGTCTCGTGGACTGTATAGCGAAGATATCAAAGTATTTCAAATTGGATTTGGACTTCCTGGATTTGGAAATTTACGTAGCGAATTGTTAAAAACAGAGGCCGAAGTAAAATTAGGGGAACAGTTGGGTCTACTCAAACGCCAAGACCAAAACAAAGACCCATATGATTTTTTTCGCAATCGGATCATGTTCCCTGTGATTGATACAAGAGGGCGAGTGGTTGCTTTTTCTGGAAGGATCCTCGGTGAATCCGAAGAAGCAAAATACATTAATAGTCCAAACTCTTTGATATATGATAAAAGTCGTATATTTTACAATTTGAATTTATCCCAAGATAGCATACGTAAAACAAGAGAAGCAGTCATCGTAGAAGGTGTGTTTGACGCTATCGGACTCTTTCGCAAAGGAATTGAATTTGTTGTCGCCCCGCTTGGTACGGGATTTACGGAAGGGCATGTTCGCATCTTAAAAAACATGGCGGACAAAGTGTATTTAATGATGGATTCCGATAAAGCGGGAACCAAAGGTGCTTTCCGGGCCGTGAACCTTCTCTCCAAAGAGGGTGTGGTTGTCAAAGTGTGTCATATCCCAGAAGGAAAAGATCCTTTTGATTACTCTCTCAAACATAACAAACAAGAGATCCGAGATTTACTCGAGGGTGCCGCACCTGCTTCTCAGTTTATGATCCGAGAAATCCTGGGTGGGGCAGGTCCCACATCTCTTGCCGAAGAAAAACAGGCTGGGGTGAAAAAACTTTTTGAATTTTTAAAACCCATGGAGAAGGAAACCGACAAACAGGTCTATTTAGAAGAGGGTGCACGCCAGCTTGGACTATCGTTTTCTTCTCTTTTTCAGGATTTTCGTGGGAAACCAGGTGTAACTTCGACCCCTGCCGTTGTCGATACTAAGAAAGACCGTTCCATTCAAAAACCGGGGAAACCTTCTCCTGTTTTAATTTGTGAGCGGAAAATGATCGCAATGCTCATCCAAAATTTGGAGTTATTCAGTTTTGCTGATGATTTATTGTCGCTCGAGTTTCGTGATGAGGTTTCTGCCTTTTTTTGGGACTATTTATATACAAAGTATTTGCAGAATGAGAACCTAACGGCTGCAGAAATTCTTTCGAGGGAAGAAATTCCTTCGGAATACCTGGGACTAATTGCTGAACATTTTTCGGCCGATGTATCAGTAACCCCAGCTACATTTAAAGCAATGTTTCTTTACCATGCGGATTTGTTGGATGACGCAAGGATGGAAGAACTTGTCAAAGAAATGGCCAAACCTGACTTAACGATTGAAGAAAAGAACAATCTACTGTCAGAACTTTCACTTTTGAAGAGTGAAAAAAATAAGAGATCAGTGTATCTCAGAACGATCCAAACGTTAGAAGTCTAA
- a CDS encoding polysaccharide deacetylase family protein, translating into MSLDPTNEEKEIQDIVHELSKDIEKDRLFAKKLRRFAFISALSFVGLTVFVLLSYLLYLSLSVTKLESEVKEKDRSLRELEQSLFSLMYQEQLREENALAGDTEPDTELAKQVEENIDFLKEVSQNTKGRNILRGNESQKEIALTFDLATGEELPVLYNYIKEHKIKVTLFLSNERPSDINGSFFVRQNLDYIKRMAKTGAVEFGNHTWSHFNYQRSVTETSLKKRMVLEYLSKSVLDLPRMAEELKRVEDTFYSLTKQELKKYYRLPYGALSQLILDAHASLGYTDHIMWSNNAKGSLDLPDYISKQFLYKKTSKGKKEVVKNPHYKTGEETLTFLDNWEKADPNGMNGAIILMHLGGPRKFDKLIYILPTFIERMKEKGYRFVTLSEVLNDKKD; encoded by the coding sequence ATGTCACTCGATCCGACAAACGAAGAGAAAGAAATCCAGGACATTGTCCATGAACTTTCTAAAGACATAGAAAAGGATCGATTGTTTGCAAAAAAACTCCGTCGTTTTGCCTTTATCTCTGCCTTATCCTTTGTTGGTCTTACCGTTTTTGTTTTACTCAGTTATCTGCTCTACCTGAGCCTCAGTGTGACTAAACTCGAATCCGAAGTAAAAGAAAAAGATCGAAGTTTAAGAGAATTGGAACAGTCTCTTTTTTCTTTGATGTACCAAGAACAACTGAGAGAAGAGAATGCTCTAGCAGGGGACACCGAACCCGATACAGAACTTGCCAAACAAGTAGAAGAAAATATCGATTTTTTAAAGGAAGTGAGTCAAAATACCAAAGGTCGTAACATCTTACGTGGGAATGAATCTCAAAAGGAAATTGCTCTAACCTTTGATTTGGCAACTGGCGAAGAACTTCCCGTACTCTATAATTACATTAAAGAACATAAAATCAAAGTAACTTTGTTTTTATCCAATGAAAGACCATCCGATATCAATGGTTCTTTTTTTGTCAGACAAAACTTAGATTATATCAAACGGATGGCAAAAACAGGTGCTGTCGAATTTGGGAATCATACTTGGTCCCATTTTAACTACCAACGTTCTGTAACCGAAACATCCTTAAAAAAAAGAATGGTACTCGAATACTTATCTAAGTCAGTACTCGACCTTCCTCGTATGGCTGAGGAACTCAAACGAGTAGAAGATACCTTTTATTCTCTCACCAAACAAGAGTTAAAAAAATATTACCGTCTCCCTTATGGAGCACTTAGCCAATTGATTTTAGATGCCCATGCAAGTCTTGGTTATACAGATCATATCATGTGGTCAAATAATGCCAAAGGTTCTCTAGACTTACCAGATTATATCAGCAAACAATTCCTATATAAAAAAACTTCCAAAGGCAAAAAGGAAGTCGTAAAAAACCCACATTACAAAACAGGAGAGGAAACTCTTACGTTTTTAGACAATTGGGAAAAAGCGGATCCTAATGGAATGAATGGTGCCATCATCCTCATGCACCTTGGTGGTCCTCGTAAATTTGATAAATTGATTTATATCCTTCCCACTTTCATCGAAAGAATGAAAGAAAAGGGTTACAGATTTGTAACCCTTTCTGAAGTTCTAAACGATAAAAAAGACTAA
- a CDS encoding glycerol-3-phosphate dehydrogenase/oxidase — MNHLDERKQTLKHLESTQYDILILGGGATGSGTALDASLRGYKAALLEKGDFSQGTSSRSTKLIHGGVRYLAQFHFKLIYEALSERKRLLINAPHLVKPLPFVLPTYVWWEKPFYSIGLTMYDLLAGKSIVPGHERISKATALDYFASLKKENLKGGISYYDAQFNDARLNVTTIRAAKENGADIVSRIEVTSFLKDNNGKIIGVTAKDSLTKKVVSIKAKVVANTTGVWIDSLRKLDDPKAENVLAPSQGIHLVFDKEKLPCRTAMIIPKTADGRVVFVIPWEGKVLLGTTDTPIQKIDDEPLPLQSEVEFLLQTGNDYLDTKLTKDDIESVFSGLRPLISTGDKKDTKSISREEAILVSDSGLVTMSGGKWSTFRKMAEDLTDKLISVGNLPSKMNCVTASFAFPGADGYSKHLVAKIQTMYDLPYETAVRLVDSYGGEVPLILGKKPKEIKKGSGYFAEEIKHFVKKEFALSVSDVLSRRWRVVFLDLKLAESLAVPVSNVLGKELGWKDTEKKSSLNELLKHIKDLKKTIS, encoded by the coding sequence ATGAACCATTTAGATGAAAGAAAACAAACGCTAAAACATTTAGAATCAACCCAGTATGATATTTTAATTTTGGGTGGTGGTGCCACCGGTTCCGGCACAGCCCTTGATGCCAGTCTCCGAGGTTACAAAGCAGCCTTATTGGAAAAAGGAGACTTTTCGCAAGGAACAAGTTCCCGCTCCACAAAACTCATTCATGGTGGAGTGAGGTACCTTGCCCAATTCCATTTTAAATTAATATACGAAGCATTGTCAGAGCGGAAACGACTTCTCATCAATGCACCTCACTTAGTCAAACCACTGCCCTTTGTTTTACCAACCTATGTTTGGTGGGAAAAACCGTTTTATTCCATTGGTCTTACGATGTATGATCTCCTAGCTGGAAAATCGATTGTCCCTGGCCATGAACGAATTTCAAAAGCAACTGCGCTCGACTACTTTGCTTCCCTCAAAAAAGAAAACCTAAAGGGTGGGATCTCCTACTACGACGCTCAGTTCAACGATGCAAGACTCAATGTAACAACCATTCGTGCTGCAAAAGAAAATGGAGCCGACATTGTCTCAAGGATTGAAGTGACATCCTTTTTAAAAGATAACAATGGTAAAATCATTGGTGTCACTGCAAAAGATTCTCTTACGAAAAAAGTGGTATCGATCAAAGCCAAAGTGGTCGCCAATACAACGGGTGTGTGGATTGATTCCCTTCGCAAACTGGATGATCCCAAAGCAGAGAATGTACTTGCTCCAAGCCAAGGAATCCACCTCGTATTTGACAAAGAGAAACTCCCTTGTCGGACTGCGATGATCATTCCGAAAACTGCGGATGGCAGAGTGGTATTTGTGATCCCTTGGGAAGGGAAAGTGCTCCTTGGAACCACAGATACCCCCATCCAAAAAATCGATGATGAACCTTTGCCACTCCAATCCGAGGTGGAATTTTTACTCCAAACTGGAAATGATTACCTAGATACAAAGTTAACAAAAGACGACATTGAATCTGTGTTTAGTGGTCTACGCCCTCTCATCTCGACTGGAGACAAAAAGGACACAAAATCCATTTCCAGGGAAGAAGCCATCCTCGTCTCGGATTCTGGTCTTGTGACAATGTCGGGAGGGAAATGGTCCACTTTCCGTAAAATGGCTGAAGACCTCACCGACAAATTGATCTCTGTTGGAAACCTTCCATCCAAAATGAACTGTGTCACAGCTAGTTTTGCTTTCCCTGGTGCCGACGGGTATAGCAAACATTTGGTGGCAAAAATCCAAACGATGTATGACCTACCCTACGAAACAGCTGTTCGATTGGTGGATTCTTATGGAGGGGAAGTGCCTCTCATCCTAGGTAAAAAACCAAAAGAAATCAAAAAAGGTTCAGGTTACTTTGCAGAAGAAATCAAACATTTTGTGAAAAAGGAATTTGCTCTTTCTGTTTCTGATGTTCTCTCGAGACGATGGAGAGTAGTCTTCCTTGATTTAAAACTGGCAGAGTCTCTTGCCGTTCCTGTTAGTAATGTGCTAGGGAAAGAACTCGGTTGGAAAGATACGGAAAAAAAATCTTCTTTGAATGAACTCCTAAAACACATCAAAGATTTAAAGAAAACCATTTCCTAA